The genomic region CTCGACGCGGCGAGCGCCAATGGCTGGATCGTGGTTAGCATGAAAGACGACTGGAAACGCATGTTCCGTTTTGAATAGAGGCCGAAGGATTGCGTAGTCATCGCTGACGCCCGGCGCCGCGGAGCACGCCAGCGCCGCCGGTGATGCAAGCGAGACGAAGAACGAGGAGGCATCATGACAAGACTTCTTCCGGGAATGCGTCGGCTTACCTTCGCGAGCGCGGCGCTGGCGGTTGGTCTGATGCTCGGGGGCCCGGCGTACGCGCAGACACCCGCGGACCAGAAGCCGGCCCAGGACCAGGCTACCGCGCCGGCGCCGGGCCCGACAGCCAGCAAGCTTCCGAACGGACAGATCGAGCAGCTGGTCGCGCCGATCGCGCTCTATCCGGACGCGCTGCTGTCGCAGATCCTGATGGCGTCGACCTATCCGTTGGAAGTCGTCGAGGCGGCGCGCTGGTCGCAAGACAACAAGACCGTCACCGGCAAGGCGCTCGAAGACGCCATGCAGAAGCAGTCGTGGGATCCGAGCGTCAAGGCCCTCGCGGCGGTGCCGCAGGTTCTTCAGATGATGAACGACAAGCTCGACTGGACCCAGCACCTTGGCGACGCCTTCCTCGCGCAGGAGCAGGACGTGATGAGCGCCGTGCAGACCCTGCGCCAGCGCGCGGAGGCCGCGGGCAATCTCAAGTCGACGCCGCAGCAAAAGGTGATAAAGAGCGCGCCTCCCGCCGGTGTGACCGCGCCCTCCGGCATGCAGCAGGCGATCTCGATCGAGCCGGTCGATCCCGACCAGTATTACGTCCCGGTCTACGATCCCGGTGTCGTCTACGGGGCCTGGGATTATCCCGACTACCAGCCGTTCTATTGGTCTCCGCCAGGCTATGTCGCCGCGGGCGTGATCGGCTTCACCGCCAGCGTGGCCGTCGGCGCTGCGATCTGGGGCGGCTGCAACTGGTGGGGCCGCAACGTCTACGTCAACGTCAACCGCTATAACCAGTTCAACCGCACCAACATCAGAAACACCAATTGGGCCCACAATCCGGCGCACCGCGGCGGCGTTGCCTATCGCGATGCCGGCGTGGCGAGACGCTTTGGCAGCGGCAATACCCCCGCCGCGCGCGAGGCGCTGCGCAATCGCACCGGTGGTCCTGGCGGCAGGGTCTCGAATGCGGGGGCCGGCCGGGCCAGGACCGCGGTCTCGCAACGCGCCGGCAATCGCGGTGCAAGCGTATCCCGCCGGGCCAGCAGCCGGAACGTCACCCGCGCCCATACGCGCGCGGGCAATCGCGCGGCGATCTCGCACAGAAGCGTAACGCACACGCGCGTCAGTGGACGTGTTCACGCAGGCGGCCGGCCGGCCGCGATGCGCGGCGGTGGCATGCGGGCAGGCGTCGGTGGTTTCCATCGTGGCGGTGGCGGCATGCGTGCTGGCGGCGGCTTCCGCGGAGGCGGCTTTCACGGAGGTGGCCGCCGGCGCTGAGTGGCGCGATTGCTATTCGGGGAATTCCATACGAGATCGCCAAACGGCGTGCCCCCCAGGATGCGACCGTCGCAGGTGGCGAACTATCGCGACCACCGGCTCCCAGTCCCGGCGATTCGACATATCCTTGCGCGGATGAAATCCTGGTTGAACTTACGTGCTCCAAGGGCCATCAAAATGTCCGGCGCGCCGGGAGCCGCTTGAACCCCCAACGCGAGGCGGGAACTTGACCGGCTGCCAGTTCGTTTGCTCCGGCGGGCTTTTTTGGTCCCGTGCCGTCGATTGGCGGCGTATCGTACGATCAATCTCGCGCCTGAAGGAGCCTGCAACGATGGCCAGGAAATTCAAGGTCGGCGATCACGTCAGCTGGAATTCCGAGGCCGGCCGCGTCTCGGGCACCATCATCGCGGTTCACACCCGCGATTTCGACTACAAGGGGCACACCCACCGCGCCTCGGACGCCGATCCGCAATACGAGATCAAGAGCGACAAGACCGATCACGTCGCGGCCCACAAGGGCAGCGCGCTGCATCATGCCTAGCAAAGACGCGGCGCTTCCGTTCTTCACGATCGGTCATTCCACCCGCAGCCTCGAGGATTTCATCGCTCTCCTCGGCGCGGCCGCGATCGAGCGCATCGTCGACATCCGAACGGTGCCGCGGTCGCGGACCAATCCGCAGTTCAACAAGGATACGCTGCCCAAGCCGCTCAAGGCCGCGGGCATCTCGTATGAGCATCTGGCCGATCTCGGCGGGCTCCGCGGCAAGGCGCGAAGCGTGCCGCCGTCCGTCAATGGATTCTGGAGCAACGAGAGTTTTCACAACTACGCCGACTATGCGTTGTCGCCGCAGTTCCATGCGGCGCTCCAGCATCTGCGCGACGAGGGACGCCGGCAACGCTGTGCGATGATGTGCTCGGAAGCGGTGTGGTGGCGTTGCCACCGCCGCATCGTTGCCGACTATCTGATCGCGTCCGGCGAGACCGTCGTCCACATCATGGGGGAGGGCCGCCTCGAGCCCGCCCGTCTCACCGAAGGCGCCGTCGTCCAGGGCGACGGCACGGTGGTCTATCCGGCGACGGGTGAACTGGATCTATGAAGGGGGGCGAGGCTTGCGGCTGCACCATCGTGCCGCGCCGGCTGACGTCGCCGATGGCGCCGACGATGCGGCGGCCGCCGGCGCAGCGTTCGCCTGTTTCACGCTGGTCGTGTCGGCCGGCGGCGCGGCCACGAGATAGATCGCCTTGCGCGACAGCGAGCCGTATACAAACGGCTGCTGCGCGTTGCGCGTCGCCTCCATCACGTCGTCGCGGACGTTGCGGAACATGAAGGTGACCTCGACGCCCGGCGTCTCGATGTTGCGGAGCAGCGCCGCGTCGAACGGGCTGTTGCGGCCGTCGCCGTCGAGCGCGGTGGTGCCGTCGCGCGCGGCATAGGCGACCAGCACATTGCCGACCGGCTCGATGCGGCCGAGCCCGCTGCCGGCAGCGGCGCGGGCGGCGAGCGAGCGGCTCATCTTCGCCGCGAACGGATTGTTGCGGCAGGCATCGAGGATGACGAGGCCGAGACTTCCGGTGTTGGCGACCTGCAGCATCACGCTTTGCAGGCTGATCGCTTCATTGGCGGCGTCGGTATCGCGCTTCAACTCGGCGTCGACCGGGATCAGCCCCGGCGAGTTCACCTGGAACGGCGCCTACGGCACGCAGTTCTTCTGCGATCCGAAGGAGCGCCTTGTCGTCGTTGTGGGAACCGCGGCGCCGGGCGAATTGCGCAAATATTATCGCGAGAATGTGCAGGACATCGTCTACGGCGCGATGGTGAAGTAAACGGCCTCGACGTCGTAGAAAAGCCTAGCGTCACGTGGAACGTGGAACAGCAAAAAAGGCCCGTCGCTCGATCCGGGCGACGGGCCTTCAATTTTGCGTGGCTACCAGCGCCTGTAGACGCCGGTCAGCGTCCCATTGTTGTTCCCTTCAGGACCCACGTCGCCCTGGGTTGAGCTCGGCGTCGGGTGATTGGTGCCGTTGAATGAACCGTACCAGCCCGGCTCCGCCGGAGAGTACATCACATCAGGCTGCACGGCCTGATAGCGGGGGCCGCCATAGTATCTCGGACCAGGGTTCCCGTAAGGATAGTAGCCTTGTGCGAACGCGCCTGCCGTTGTTGCGATCAGGGACGCCGCGGCGAGGGACAATATCTTGGTCTTTCGTTGCATCCACACTCTCCTTGCTGGTGTCTCGACCAACGACCGCCATGGAGCGGCGTTCCCGATCTGCCATGCATCTCGCAATGGCAAATCTGCGCGAGCGTGGGATCAGGTTCTTGTGAAGGGGCTTGCGCTCCGGCCGGGCTCTGCCCGGCAGGATGCATCGCATCGCCGGCCCGTTATGCTTCCATGGCTATAACGGCGCATGCGCGAGCGGCGCCTCGAAAAACCGGGCGGTTCGTAAAAGGAAGCCCGCCACTGCGGCGGGCAAGGTCCAGGGAGGAAAACGCCCTGACAAGGGAGCGTGCAGCCAGTCTCCCTGATTCGTGCGCGGCTGCGAAGATCGTATAACTACTGTCATCAGGGCCGGCATTATGCGAATGCTGCTGGTGCCGCGGCCGGCCGGCAAGGGAATGACAGGGCGCGCTAACACGGCGCAAATACAGGGGAAGTTCATGAGCACGTCTGGAGTTTTTGCCCGCGTCGTCGCGGCGATCGGGGCCGGCGCCTTGGCGTGGCGGCGGATGCAGGGCGCGCAGCCCGCGCCCGCCTGGGGCAGCGCGCCAGAGATCCCGCAGGCCAAACCGCAGGGCGCGATCCCGACGCTCAAGATGCCGACGGCGCGGGGCTGGGACAAGGACCAGAAGCCGGTCGCCGCGCCCGGGCTCAAGGTCAACGCATTTGCGGCCGGGCTCGATCATCCGCGCTGGATCAACGTGCTGCCCAACGGCGACGTGCTGATCGCGGAGGCAACGCAGATCGCTGGCACACCGCGCAGCGTCTTCCACTACGCGATGCAGGCGACGATGCGGCGCGCCGCGGCGCTCGGCGTCAGCGCCAACCGCATCACGCTGCTGCGCGACCGCGATGGCGACGGCGTCGCCGAAAGCAGCAGTGCCTTCATGGAAGGATTGAGCCAGCCGTTCGGCATGGCGCTGGTCGGCGACACCTTCTATGTCGGCAACACCGACGGCGTGGTGGCGTTTCCCTATGTTGCCGGCGCCGATCGCATCACCGCGCAGGGACGCAAGCTCGTCAGCTTCAAGCCCGACGGGCACTGGACGCGCAGCCTGCTGCCGAGCGCCGACGGCAAGAAGCTTTATGCCGGTGTCGGTTCGCTCAGCAACATCGCCGAGAGCGGCTTTGCAGTCGAGGAAGGCCGCGCCGCGATCTACGAGCTCGATCTCGCAGGTGGCACCAGCCGCATCTTCGCCGGCGGCCTGCGCAATCCGGTGGGCATCGCCTGGGAGCCGACCACCAATGTGCTCTGGACCGTCGTCAACGAACGCGACGGCCTCGGCGACGAGACGCCGCCCGACTATCTGACCTCGGTGCGTGACGGCGGCTTCTACGGCTGGCCCTATTGCTACTGGGGCAAGACGGTGGACGATCGCGTGCCGCAGGATCCGGCGATGGTCGCCAAGGCGATCCAGCCGGACTATGCGCTCGGCGGCCATACCGCCTCGCTCGGGCTGTGCTGGATGCCGCAGGGCACGCTGCCGGGATTCCCCGACGGCATGGTGATCGGCCAGCACGGCTCGTGGAATCGCTCGACGCTGTCGGGCTACAAGGTGGTGTTCGTGCCGTTCGCGAGCGGCCGTCCCGCAGGGCCGGCGCGCGACATCCTGTCGGGCTTCCTCGCGCCCGACGAGAAGGTGTCGTACGGCCGCCCGGTCGGCGTCGCGCTCGGCCCCGACGGCTCGCTGCTGGTGGCCGACGATGTCGGCAATGTGATCTGGCGCGTCACGGCGGCATAGGCTGCGAGCGAGCGCGCGCATTCGCGAAATGAAGCAGGCCGCCGGCTGCGGCGGCCTGAGTGGATGGCTCCCGCTTCCTTGATTGCGAGGGCCGGCTCGACGCCCTTGTGAGCGTCGGGGGCGATCTTGTCAGTCCGGTTCTGCTAGAGCGTTTTCGAGCGAAGTGGATACCGGTTCGCGTGAAGAAAACGCGTCAAAACAAGAATCTAGAGCCCCGTTCCGATTCCATCGGAACGGGAAAAGCTCTAGTCGCAGCGGCGGACCCTGCGGACCGAACCGTCGTCGCGCTCGATCGTAACGGTGCGGCATCCGCGATATCCGCGATCGTATCCGTAGGCGCGATAAGCGGGTCGATCGTAGTCTCGGTAGTAGCGCGGCTCGGGGCCCACCCTCACGCCGCCGAGCGGAGTATCGACGGCAACTTGAGCTGACGCGGGCGTGATGGAGATCGGCGTGGCGACAGCGAAACCGGCAACCGCCAATGCACCGGCCAATAACAGGTTTCTCATGCGCGTTTCCTCCTGAGTTATTGCATCCGCTTTCCAACAATCCAGCTGGGGCAAGAGTTCCTCGGCCTTCGCGGTGCGCGACGTCAGCGGCTCAGGAACTCGCGGATGTCCTGCGCGATCTCGGCGGCATGCGTCTCCAGCGCGAAGTGGCCGGTGTCGAAGAATTTGACGACCGCCTTCGGGTTGTCGCGCTTGAACGCCTCGGCACCCGGCGGCAGGAAGAACGGATCGTTCTTGCCCCACACCGCGAGGAACGCCGGCTGATGGGTGCGGAAGTAACTCTGGAAGGTGGGGTAGAGCGCGACGTTGCTCTTGTAATCGCCGAACAGATCGAGCTGCACGTCGTGGGCGCCGGGCCGCGCCATGTAGTAATTGTCGAGGTTCTGCCCGTCGGGCGACACCGTTTGCGGATCTGATGCGCCGTGGGTGTACTGCCAGCGCGTGGTGTCCGGCGTCAGGAAGGCGCGCAGCGCGTCGCGGTTCGCCGGCGAGGGATCCTGCCAATAGGCCTTGATCGGAGTCCAGCCGTCGCTGAGGCCTTCCTCATAGGCGTTGCCGTTCTGCGAGATGATCGCCGTGATTCGCTCCGGATGCTTGACCGCGATGCGGAAGCCGGTCGGCGCACCATAATCGAACACATAGACCGCAAAGCGATCGAAGCCGATCACCTCCGTGAAGCGATCGATGACGCCGGCGATGCTCTCGAAGGTGTAGTTGAACTTGTCGTGCGGCGGCATGTCCGACTGACCGAAGCCGGGCAAATCCGGCGCCACGATGTGGAATTTGTCCGCGAGCTGCGGGATCAGATCGCGAAACATATGGCCCGCGCTCGGGAAGCCGTGCAGCAGCAGCAGCTTTGGCGCGCCGGGCGAACCGGCTTCGCGATAGAAGATGCTAAAGCCATCGACATCGGCGGTGCGGTATTTGACCTGAGACATCTGTCAGTCCTTGTGATCGTGATGTGGTGGCGTGGTTTGCGAGTTCAGGAATTGATCTGCCCGGCGACCGCACTGACCGCCTCCCGGATGATGTCGGTGACGAGCTTCGGCGCGGTGACGATCGGGGTATGATCGACGGGGTGTGAGCGCACGGTCGCCTGCATCCGCGCCGCCATGCTGCGCTGGGTCTCGGGCGCGATCATCCGGTCGTCCTCGGCAACCAGGAACCAGCTCGGGACGTCCTTCCACAGGGGGCGGCCGACCGGCACGGTGATGCAGGCCGGAGAGATCGGCCGCTGCACCGCGGCCAGCACCGCGAGGTCCTCGGACCGCGCGCCTTGCGCGAAGGCCGCTGCGAAAGCGGACTCCGGCAGCCAGATCAGACCATTGGCGTCGGGCGCAAGCTTGGGCGCAAACGGATGCGGCGGCAGCCGGTAGAAGACGTCGGCGACCGTCTCGCCTTCGTCCGGCGCCAGCGCCGCGACATAGACCAGCGCCTTGACGTGCGGCGAGCGGGTCCCGGCAATCACGGCGCCGGCATAGGCATGGCCAACCAGCACCACCGGGCCCGCGACGCGGTCCAGGGTGCGGTTCAGCGCGGCGACGTCATCGGCGAGCGAGTTAAGGGGCAGCGGCGCCGCCACCGCCGTAATGCCCTCGGCGTCGAGCGCCGTGATCACCCGCGCCCAGCTCGAGCCGTCGGCCCACGCGCCATGGGCAAGCACCACGCTGACATTCTCGTTCGACATTGTCCGTTCCCTCGTCTCAGGCCAGTTTAGGCGGTAACCGTCAAAATGCTATTTGATAGGTTACTGCGCTTATGGTCCAT from Bradyrhizobium elkanii USDA 76 harbors:
- a CDS encoding DUF3300 domain-containing protein → MTRLLPGMRRLTFASAALAVGLMLGGPAYAQTPADQKPAQDQATAPAPGPTASKLPNGQIEQLVAPIALYPDALLSQILMASTYPLEVVEAARWSQDNKTVTGKALEDAMQKQSWDPSVKALAAVPQVLQMMNDKLDWTQHLGDAFLAQEQDVMSAVQTLRQRAEAAGNLKSTPQQKVIKSAPPAGVTAPSGMQQAISIEPVDPDQYYVPVYDPGVVYGAWDYPDYQPFYWSPPGYVAAGVIGFTASVAVGAAIWGGCNWWGRNVYVNVNRYNQFNRTNIRNTNWAHNPAHRGGVAYRDAGVARRFGSGNTPAAREALRNRTGGPGGRVSNAGAGRARTAVSQRAGNRGASVSRRASSRNVTRAHTRAGNRAAISHRSVTHTRVSGRVHAGGRPAAMRGGGMRAGVGGFHRGGGGMRAGGGFRGGGFHGGGRRR
- a CDS encoding DUF2945 domain-containing protein, whose protein sequence is MARKFKVGDHVSWNSEAGRVSGTIIAVHTRDFDYKGHTHRASDADPQYEIKSDKTDHVAAHKGSALHHA
- a CDS encoding DUF488 family protein, yielding MPSKDAALPFFTIGHSTRSLEDFIALLGAAAIERIVDIRTVPRSRTNPQFNKDTLPKPLKAAGISYEHLADLGGLRGKARSVPPSVNGFWSNESFHNYADYALSPQFHAALQHLRDEGRRQRCAMMCSEAVWWRCHRRIVADYLIASGETVVHIMGEGRLEPARLTEGAVVQGDGTVVYPATGELDL
- a CDS encoding caspase family protein — encoded protein: MKRDTDAANEAISLQSVMLQVANTGSLGLVILDACRNNPFAAKMSRSLAARAAAGSGLGRIEPVGNVLVAYAARDGTTALDGDGRNSPFDAALLRNIETPGVEVTFMFRNVRDDVMEATRNAQQPFVYGSLSRKAIYLVAAPPADTTSVKQANAAPAAAASSAPSATSAGAARWCSRKPRPPS
- a CDS encoding PQQ-dependent sugar dehydrogenase produces the protein MSTSGVFARVVAAIGAGALAWRRMQGAQPAPAWGSAPEIPQAKPQGAIPTLKMPTARGWDKDQKPVAAPGLKVNAFAAGLDHPRWINVLPNGDVLIAEATQIAGTPRSVFHYAMQATMRRAAALGVSANRITLLRDRDGDGVAESSSAFMEGLSQPFGMALVGDTFYVGNTDGVVAFPYVAGADRITAQGRKLVSFKPDGHWTRSLLPSADGKKLYAGVGSLSNIAESGFAVEEGRAAIYELDLAGGTSRIFAGGLRNPVGIAWEPTTNVLWTVVNERDGLGDETPPDYLTSVRDGGFYGWPYCYWGKTVDDRVPQDPAMVAKAIQPDYALGGHTASLGLCWMPQGTLPGFPDGMVIGQHGSWNRSTLSGYKVVFVPFASGRPAGPARDILSGFLAPDEKVSYGRPVGVALGPDGSLLVADDVGNVIWRVTAA
- a CDS encoding alpha/beta fold hydrolase, with amino-acid sequence MSQVKYRTADVDGFSIFYREAGSPGAPKLLLLHGFPSAGHMFRDLIPQLADKFHIVAPDLPGFGQSDMPPHDKFNYTFESIAGVIDRFTEVIGFDRFAVYVFDYGAPTGFRIAVKHPERITAIISQNGNAYEEGLSDGWTPIKAYWQDPSPANRDALRAFLTPDTTRWQYTHGASDPQTVSPDGQNLDNYYMARPGAHDVQLDLFGDYKSNVALYPTFQSYFRTHQPAFLAVWGKNDPFFLPPGAEAFKRDNPKAVVKFFDTGHFALETHAAEIAQDIREFLSR
- a CDS encoding alpha/beta fold hydrolase — its product is MSNENVSVVLAHGAWADGSSWARVITALDAEGITAVAAPLPLNSLADDVAALNRTLDRVAGPVVLVGHAYAGAVIAGTRSPHVKALVYVAALAPDEGETVADVFYRLPPHPFAPKLAPDANGLIWLPESAFAAAFAQGARSEDLAVLAAVQRPISPACITVPVGRPLWKDVPSWFLVAEDDRMIAPETQRSMAARMQATVRSHPVDHTPIVTAPKLVTDIIREAVSAVAGQINS